The Trichomycterus rosablanca isolate fTriRos1 chromosome 15, fTriRos1.hap1, whole genome shotgun sequence genome contains a region encoding:
- the LOC134329478 gene encoding CMRF35-like molecule 3, with product MRILLIFGLGLISAGTAGVPIKVTGSAGSSVQIRCPYEAGSEIQRKSLLRGDYPPLFIREAPVQDQRFSLYDDTRSRVFTVTIADLRPDDAGTYWCVVGKIFHNSFKEFRLQVETAYPDRGTVPPPTTRTSAPAGTTPTTTGHYLSNAHPLAEEFCLAN from the exons ATGAGGATTCTTCTCATCTTCGGTCTCGGCCTGATCTCAG CTGGAACCGCTGGTGTGCCAATCAAAGTAACCGGATCCGCAGGGAGCTCGGTCCAGATCAGATGCCCCTACGAAGCCGGTAGTGAGATTCAAAGGAAGAGTCTGTTGAGAGGTGACTACCCTCCTCTGTTTATCAGAGAAGCTCCTGTCCAAGATCAGAGGTTCTCTCTGTACGACGACACAAGATCCAGAGTCTTCACCGTCACCATCGCTGATCTGAGACCGGACGATGCAGGAACATACTGGTGTGTGGTCGGGAAAATATTCCATAATAGTTTCAAGGAGTTTCGGCTACAGGTTGAAACAG CTTATCCTGACAGAGGAACTGTGCCACCTCCTACGACCCGCACATCAGCGCCTGCAGGAACCACACCTACAACCACAG GTCACTACCTATCCAACGCCCACCCGCTGGCAGAAGAATTCTGTCTCGCCAACTAA